A region from the Ctenopharyngodon idella isolate HZGC_01 chromosome 13, HZGC01, whole genome shotgun sequence genome encodes:
- the slc29a1a gene encoding equilibrative nucleoside transporter 1a, protein MTAVNAPQDRYKAVWIIFFILGLGTLLPWNFFMTATMYFTQRLKDPQINGEHNLTVNGTEGDSRSFLQSKFSNVMTLCAMVPLLIFTCLNSFIHQRIPQKWRISGSLSVILVVFFITAVLVKVEMEPLPFFAFTMIKIICINSFGAILQGSLFGLGGMLPASYTTPIMSGQGLAGAFAAFSMICALASGSELQDSAFGYFIIACVVILLAIVSYLALPKLEFFQYYSESNGSRSIADEENKMDLLKPEGQAEKRPVLSLTDEEARPTVSVFGIFKQIWVMALSVCFVFAVTIGTFPAVTVDVQSTIAEGSPWETYFIPVSCFLLFNMMDWAGRSLTAVCMWPGKDSILLPVLVIARVVFIPLFILCNVQPRHYLPVLFSHDAWYIIFMILFSFSNGYLASLCMCFGPKKVSQHEAETAGAIMAFFLSLGLALGAALSFGFRAMI, encoded by the exons ATGACTGCCGTGAACGCTCCGCAAGACAG GTACAAAGCTGTATGGATCATATTCTTCATTCTGGGCTTGGGAACTCTCCTGCCATGGAATTTCTTCATGACTGCTACCATG TATTTCACCCAACGTCTGAAGGACCCACAAATCAACGGAGAACACAATCTAACAGTCAATGGGACGGAGGGCGACAGTCGTAGCTTCCTGCAGTCAAAGTTCAGCAATGTGATGACGCTGTGCGCCATGGTGCCGCTGCTCATTTTCACCTGCCTCAACTCCTTCATCCATCAGAG GATTCCTCAGAAGTGGAGGATCTCAGGcagtctgtctgtcattctcgTGGTGTTTTTCATCACAGCGGTGCTGGTGAAGGTGGAGATGGAACCCCTGCCTTTCTTTGCATTCACTATGATCAAAATCATCTGCATCAACT CATTCGGGGCAATTCTGCAAGGGAGTTTGTTTGGTTTGGGTGGAATGCTCCCAGCGTCCTACACCACGCCCATCATGAGCGGCCAAGGGCTGGCGGGAGCGTTTGCGGCCTTCTCCATGATCTGTGCGCTCGCCT CGGGCTCTGAGTTACAGGACAGCGCTTTCGGCTACTTCATCATAGCCTGTGTCGTTATTCTCCTGGCCATCGTTTCTTACCTCGCACTGCCCAAATTG GAGTTTTTCCAGTATTACTCTGAGAGCAATGGCTCGCGGTCCATCGCAGATGAGGAAAACAAGATGGATTTGCTGAAACCAG AAGGTCAAGCAGAGAAGAGGCCGGTCCTCAGTCTGACCGATGAAGAGGCCAGACCCACTGTGTCAGTGTTCGGCATCTTTAAACAG ATCTGGGTGATGGCTCTGTCCGTATGCTTTGTTTTCGCCGTCACCATTGGCACCTTCCCAGCCGTCACTGTTGACGTCCAGTCCACTATTGCTGAGGGCAGTCCATggg AAACGTATTTCATCCCGGTGTCCTGCTTCCTCCTGTTCAACATGATGGACTGGGCCGGGAGGAGCCTGACGGCTGTCTGTATGTGG CCCGGTAAAGACAGCATCTTGCTGCCCGTCCTGGTCATCGCACGCGTGGTCTTCATTCCTCTCTTCATCCTCTGCAACGTTCAGCCCAGACACTACCTGCCTGTGCTGTTCTCTCACGACGCCTGGTACATCATCTTCATGATCCTCTTCTCCTTCAGCAACGGATACCTGGCCAGTCTCTGCATGTGCTTCGGACCAAA AAAAGTGTCGCAACACGAAGCGGAAACTGCAGGAGCCATCATGGCATTCTTCCTCTCTCTTGGCTTGGCTTTGGGAGCCGCGTTATCCTTCGGTTTCCGCGCCATGATCTAG
- the LOC127524800 gene encoding LOW QUALITY PROTEIN: coiled-coil domain-containing protein 177 (The sequence of the model RefSeq protein was modified relative to this genomic sequence to represent the inferred CDS: deleted 1 base in 1 codon), with the protein MEHIRSISPILHLDLNNFNSPEAKDSRYVLTSPRSLESCARLGVKPVDLLFRSLTDFIDENQESSLEEVTVLYEEYEKGRRERLRLCREERERIIQEGWNRKSSVKPFTALETVPEQTAESQSTGSKARCPSDSRFTDDRVHSNPISDRFPTTKFPCSFSLAELRRSPATERRLKSLSEEISRKLRIAIPEKDQKIAALMLAKHEEEQIRLRQSRFEEQNREEEQKREEARRADAEQKRRKELLRQIRRWHEDLEERRRQREKEEAILAEQRKRETLQQEERWRRLAEEQRTRRRFEHNAASREAKERKRYQERLLQEKERSEEAQREKELQEAREKEQHAMRSKRMRERRERRRITLENQRELLKHLLLKKEVEEQERAEEELKRKGVERKLQRSTENHGVLVEARLQEMRLRAAKEEEQMRMAQERAEREKRDWLEQKQTLVRRCQLRMERAVLQAQEQRHRRAQRVRRENQEKEMNHRRLQDRVVEEEKAQWEQRCNAATEKDRRSEKLQRERAEAQERSRKVAHASCYMRERVREQTSRSTFDQMAREAEVTAHLGRLKL; encoded by the exons ATGGAGCATATTAGATCAATTTCACCGATCCTGCATTTggatttaaataatttcaactcTCCTGAAGCTAAAGACAGCAGATATGTTCTGACAAGTCCACGTTCACTTGAATCCTGTGCAAGACTGGGAGTGAAACCTGTTGATCTGCTGTTCAGATCCCTCACAGACTTTATCGATGAAAACCAGGAGTCCTCTTTGGAGGAAGTGACCGTATTATATGAGGAGTACGAGAAAGGAAGAAGAGAACGACTGCGCTTGTGTCGAGAGGAGAGAGAGCGGATCATACAAGAGGGCTGGAATAGAAAGTCATCAGTAAAACCGTTCACAGCCCTGGAAACCGTCCCAGAGCAAACAGCTGAGAGTCAAAGCACAGGATCCAAAGCCAGATGTCCTAGCGATTCACGGTTCACCGACGACCGAGTTCACTCAAATCCGATCTCGGACAGGTTTCCGACCACAAAGTTCCCCTGCAGTTTCAGTCTGGCCGAACTCCGACGTTCTCCCGCGACGGAACGCCGGCTGAAAAGCCTCTCGGAGGAGATCAGTCGCAAACTAAGAATCGCCATCCCGGAAAAAGATCAAAAGATTGCCGCGTTGATGCTAGCCAAGCACGAAGAGGAGCAGATTCGTTTACGGCAGAGCAGGTTCGAGGAGCAAAATCGCGAAGAGGAGCAGAAGCGCGAGGAGGCGCGGCGAGCCGACGCGGAGCAAAAGCGGCGAAAAGAGCTTCTGCGACAAATTCGTCGCTGGCATGAGGATTTGGAGGAGCGGAGGAGGCAGCGAGAGAAAGAGGAGGCCATCCTTGCGGAGCAGCGCAAGCGGGAGACGCTTCAGCAGGAGGAGCGCTGGAGGAGACTCGCCGAGGAGCAGCGAACTCGACGCAGGTTCGAGCATAACGCGGCGAGCAGGGAAGCGAAAGAACGCAAACGCTACCAGGAGCGGCTCCTGCAGGAGAAGGAGCGCAGTGAGGAGGCGCAGCGAGAGAAGGAGCTGCAGGAGGCGCGTGAAAAAGAGCAGCATGCGATGAGGAGCAAGCGAATGCGGGAAAGGAGAGAAAGGAGGAGAATCACGCTAGAGAACCAGAGGGAGCTACTCAAGCACCTCCTCCTAAAAAAGGAGGTCGAGGAGCAGGAGCGCGCGGAGGAGGAGCTGAAGAGAAAAGGAGTAGAGCGGAAGCTGCAACGCTCCACGGAGAACCACGGAGTGCTTGTAGAAGCGCGGCTGCAGGAAATGCGATTACGCGCGGCGAAGGAGGAGGAGCAGATGCGGATGGCGCAGGAGCGCGCGGAGAGGGAGAAAAGGGATTGGCTGGAGCAGAAGCAAACGCTGGTGCGACGTTGCCAGCTGCGGATGGAACGCGCA GTGCTGCAGGCGCAGGAGCAGCGTCATCGCAGAGCTCAACGCGTCAGACGGGAAAACCAGGAAAAGGAAATGAATCATCGCCGACTACAAGACCGAGTCGTGGAGGAGGAGAAAGCGCAATGGGAGCAAAGATGCAATGCCGCGACGGAAAAGGACCGCCGCAGCGAGAAGCTGCAGAGAGAGAGGGCTGAGGCCCAGGAGAGGAGCCGGAAAGTGGCTCACGCCTCCTGCTACATGCGGGAGAGGGTGAGGGAGCAGACGTCTCGAAGCACCTTTGACCAGATGGCACGAGAAGCTGAGGTGACCGCTCATTTGGGCCGCCTGAAACTGTGA
- the LOC127524813 gene encoding zinc transporter ZIP9, whose amino-acid sequence MDGAWGVILISLAMFVGCFVLGIIPLLINLSEHKLQLITVLGAGLLCGTALSIIIPEGVELVQESWKDWYCSTMGENQNISESNSTLHLVAKKGLRPHFFIGVSLVLGFTLMFVVDQIANYCSMHESRAHMYSGNSITATLGLLIHAAADGVALGAAAASSQVSVQLVVFFAVILHKAPAAFGLVSFLMHAGLERKTIQKHLLAFSAAAPLMAISTYFILSASNSSSQNRLSATGIGMLFSAGTFLYVATVHVLPEINSRGQQRSTHLHHHTGTRSYQQQDGLGITESLMLILGAGLPVLLALGLPDD is encoded by the exons ATGGACGGAGCTTGGGGTGTTATTCTCATATCTCTGGCTATGTTTGTGGGATGTTTCGTGCTCGGGATAATTCCACTATTGATCAATTTATCAGAG CACAAACTGCAGTTGATTACTGTGCTGGGGGCGGGGCTTCTATGTGGCACTGCTCTGTCAATCATCATCCCAGAGGGGGTGGAGTTAGTGCAGGAGTCATGGAAAG ACTGGTATTGCTCCACTATGGGAGAGAATCAAAATATCTCCGAATCAAATTCAACACTTCATCTAGTCGCAAAAAAAGGTCTGCGTCCTCACTTCTTCATAGGAGTCTCTCTCGTCTTGGGCTTTACGCTCATGTTTGTGGTGGACCAGATTGCCAACTACTGCTCCATGCACG AATCCCGAGCGCACATGTACAGCGGCAACAGCATTACTGCCACCCTGGGTCTTCTTATTCACGCCGCAG ctGATGGTGTCGCTCTGGGTGCAGCTGCCGCCTCGTCGCAGGTGTCCGTGCAGCTTGTCGTGTTTTTTGCTGTCATTTTGCACAAg gCTCCTGCCGCGTTTGGTCTTGTGTCTTTCCTCATGCACGCAGGTCTGGAGAGGAAGACTATTCAGAAGCATTTACTGGCATTCTCTGCTGCTGCGCCACTGATGGCCATCAGCACTTACTTCATCCTGAGTGCG TCTAATAGCTCTTCCCAGAACCGCCTGAGCGCCACAGGCATTGGCATGCTGTTCTCAGCTGGGACGTTCTTGTATGTGGCCACAGTTCATGTTCTGCCTGAAATCAACAGCAGAGGGCAGCAGCGCTCCACTCACCTCCACCATCATACAGGAACTAGATCCTACCAGCAGCAGGACGGTCTGGGCATCACAGAGAGCCTCATGCTCATCCTGGGGGCGGGACTTCCTGTGCTGTTGGCCCTCGGACTGCCAGATGATTAA